A genome region from Cucurbita pepo subsp. pepo cultivar mu-cu-16 chromosome LG02, ASM280686v2, whole genome shotgun sequence includes the following:
- the LOC111788838 gene encoding LOW QUALITY PROTEIN: rop guanine nucleotide exchange factor 14-like (The sequence of the model RefSeq protein was modified relative to this genomic sequence to represent the inferred CDS: deleted 2 bases in 2 codons): MMSMRRTLACCTRDRGISLDMDEQERIMTFNGLESCVLNNQAYENESRSSRADECTTDSLEDHDSSCSSSKDACGSSSSKWLAMHRDEQDLDEWELPESPQHFYMKEKPDYTVQVSDVEAMKEKFTKLLLGEDVTGGQKGLSSALSLSNAITNLAASVFGELWKLEPLPEEKKSKWKREMDWLLSPTHYMVELVPAKQNGTSGRVMEIMTPKVRGDVHMNLPALQKLDSMLIGTLDSMVKTEFWYTEVGSRAEGKSKSMGQSTRWWLPIPQVPSIGLSENERKKLLYHGRVVHQVFKAAKSINESVLCEMPVPTVIREAVRASGKATLSEELYKILTSESGPAENMLNQLHLKSDHGALEAINRLEAAIFSLKEKYTEQNGNKSPVRTAWPFVKDPMAEKDKLKLLSDRAELLLQLLKSKYPNHPQTFLDVSKIQDGKDVGHSILEAYSRVLGNLAYSILTRIIDVLQEDALCNPNSPTPTCCFPGMNLSNFRNDQMATLHAWQPLIDRQNNPNTTFSARKVKENSPTTTPSRNRAGRIGKEVCSIVFLLETSKHRLLKHIGSCILLLYMKPPNIQ; this comes from the exons ATGATGTCGATGCGGAGAACACTGGCTTGCTGCACAAGGGACCGAGGGATCAGCCTGGACATGGACGAACAAGAGA GGATTATGACTTTTAATGGTCTTGAGAGTTGCGTTTTAAACAATCAAGCCTACGAAAATGAAAGCAGATCAAGCAGAGCAGACGAATGTACAACTGACTCATTGGAGGATCATGATTCAAGCTGTTCTTCAAGCAAGGATGCTTGTGGTTCTTCCTCCTCAAAATGGTTAGCAATGCATAGGGACGAGCAGGACTTGGATGAATGGGAACTACCAGAAAGCCCTCAACATTTTTACATGAAAGAGAAACCTGATTACACTGTTCAGGTTTCAGACGTGGAAGCAATGAAAGAAAAGTTCACAAAACTATTGCTTGGTGAAGATGTCACAGGAGGGCAGAAAGGGCTGAGCTCTGCCTTGTCTTTGTCTAATGCCATTACAAATCTAGCGG CCTCCGTTTTTGGAGAATTATGGAAATTAGAACCTCTTCCTGAGGAGAAAAAGAGTAAATGGAAAAGGGAAATGGATTGGTTGCTCTCTCCTACCCACTATATGGTGGAATTGGTTCCGGCTAAGCAAAATGGTACTAGCGGTAGAGTGATGGAG ATAATGACTCCAAAGGTTCGGGGAGATGTCCACATGAATCTTCCCGCTCTTCAGAAGTTAGATTCCATGTTAATT GGTACACTGGATTCAATGGTGAAGACCGAGTTTTGGTATACAGAAGTAGGTAGCAGGGCTGAAGGAAAAAGCAAGAGTATGGGCCAAAGCACGAGGTGGTGGCTTCCAATACCGCAAGTACCATCCATTGGGCTATCTGAGAATGAGAGGAAGAAATTGCTCTACCATGGCCGGGTTGTACATCAAGTATTCAAAGCTGCCAAATCCATCAATGAAAGTGTTCTTTGTGAAATGCCCGTACCAACTGTCATAAGAGAGGCAGTCCGAGCT TCTGGAAAAGCAACCCTCAGTGAAGAACTATATAAGATTTTGACATCAGAATCTGGGCCAGCTGAGAACATGTTGAATCAGCTTCATCTGAAATCTGACCACGGAGCTCTTGAGGCCATAAACCGCTTGGAAGCTGCAATATTCTCCTTGAAAGAGAAATACACTGAACAAAATGGCAATAAATCTCCAGTTCGAACTGCTTGGCCTTTTGTCAAGGACCCAATGGCTGAGAAGGATAAGCTGAAATTACTCTCTGATCGAGCAGAGCTTCTCCTACAGCTACTCAAATCGAAATATCCAAATCATCCCCAAACGTTTCTTGATGTTTCAAAAATCCAAGATGGGAAG GATGTTGGACATTCGATACTCGAAGCGTATTCCCGGGTGCTCGGAAACCTGGCATACAGCATACTGACCAGAATTATAGATGTTCTGCAAGAGGATGCTCTGTGCAACCCCAATTCACCTACACCAACATGTTGTTTTCCAGGAATGAATCTGTCGAACTTTCGTAACGATCAAATGGCCACTCTCCATGCATGGCAGCCGCTCATCGATCGC CAAAACAATCCGAATACGACATTCTCAGCcagaaaagtt aaagaaaactcTCCGACCACAACTCCGAGCAGAAACCGAGCAGGACGCATTGGCAAAGAGGTTTGTAGTATAGTGTTTCTTCTGGAAACAAGTAAGCACAGGCTTTTGAAGCACATTGGCAGTTGCATTTTGTTGTTGTATATGAAGCCACCAAATATCCAGTGa
- the LOC111787648 gene encoding uncharacterized protein LOC111787648, whose protein sequence is ERKEFQKHFQAATKEQKVVELMLDELEMIHEKATDKISHLESEVMTCHNFFKLSLIIVLIRSGQRYIWKDDNIPKARLIELLESGLKSGLRSLSSEVSKDEDDKDVAKTLDEQREIAISRSLFSTLLSLLVGMIIWKAEESHLCLVMALLFVVSISLKSVVEFFTTIKNKPALDAVALLSFNWFILGILAYPMLPNIARLLVPLTSRFVGQIVEWFGFSIF, encoded by the exons GAAAGAAAGGAGTTCCAAAAACATTTTCAGGCTGCTACGAAAGAGCAGAAGGTGGTGGAATTGATGTTGGATGAACTTGAAATGATACATGAAAAGGCGACCGACAAAATTTCACACTTAGAAAGTGAGGTAATGACCTGTCATAACTTCTTTAAGCTC TCACTTATCATAGTTCTGATAAGAAGTGGACAGAGGTATATTTGGAAAGACGATAATATACCTAAAGCAAGATTGATCGAACTTTTAGAATCTGGGTTAAAATCTGGTCTCCGCTCTCTTAGTTCTGAAGTATCAAAAGATGAAGATGATAAAGATGTCGCCAAAACTCTTGATGAACAGAGAGAGATTGCGATTTCCCGAAGTCTATTCAGTACCTTGTTGTCACTTTTGGTTGGAATGATTATATGGAAAGCTGAAGAGTCTCACTTGTGCCTGGTTATGGCACTCTTGTTTGTGGTTAGCATCTCATTAAAGAGCGTTGTTGAGTTTTTCACGACCATAAAGAATAAACCTGCCTTGGATGCTGTTGCTCTTTTGAGCTTCAACTGGTTCATACTTGGAATACTTGCTTACCCGATGCTGCCAAATATTGCTCGTTTGCTTGTTCCTCTGACCTCGAGGTTTGTTGGACAAATAGTGGAATGGTTTGGTTTCTCCATTTTCTGA